In one window of Scyliorhinus canicula chromosome 17, sScyCan1.1, whole genome shotgun sequence DNA:
- the LOC119951693 gene encoding zinc finger protein 239-like: MEGKNTVHSGEKPYMCSVCGRGFSQSYHLSKHKWSHTGEKLWKCEDCGKGFNSPSRLETHRHSHTGKGPFICSTCGEGFTQLSKLVTHQRIHTGERPFKCSDCGKCLKSSWELMSHQRVHTDERPFRCSHCGTGFRQSSHLTKHLRVHTGERPFICSECGKGFKDTSTLMRHQRVHTDERPFPCPVCGKCYKSSGELMSHQRVHTDETPFQCSDCMKCYKRSGGLMRHQRVHHNERPFKCPDCGKCYTSSGGLMRHQRVHTDDRPFSCSHCGNGFKTSSHLTVHQQVHTGERRFTCSKYGKS, from the coding sequence atggaagggaaAAATactgttcacagtggggagaaaccgtacatgtGTTcggtgtgtggacgaggctttaGCCAGTCATATCACTTGTCGAAACATAAATGGagccacactggggagaaactatGGAAATGTGAAGActgcgggaagggattcaattcCCCATCAAGGCTTGAAACTCAtcgacacagtcacactgggaaggggccgttcatctgctccacaTGTGgagagggattcactcagttatccaaactGGTGACGCACCAAcgaattcatactggggagaggcctttcaaatgctcagactgtgggaagtgcctTAAAAGCTCCTgggaactgatgtcccatcaacgtgttcacactgatgagagacctttcagatgctctcactgtgggactgggttcaggcaaTCATCTCACCTCACCAAACAtttgcgagttcacactggggagagaccatttatctgctctgagtgtgggaaaggattcaaagACACATCCACTCtgatgagacaccagcgagttcacactgatgagagaccttttccaTGTCCGGTctgtgggaagtgctataaaagctctggggaactgatgtcccatcaacgtgttcacactgacgaaaCACCTTTTCAGTGTTCAGACTGCATGAAGTGCTACAAACGTTCTGGGGGTTTGATgcgtcatcaacgtgttcaccataacgagagaccttttaaatgcccagaTTGTGGGAAGTGCTATACCAGTTCTGGGGGGCTGATGCGTCATCAACGTGTTCATACTGACGACAGACCATTtagctgctctcactgtgggaatggattcaagACATCATCTCATCTCACTgtccaccagcaagttcacactggggagagacggTTCACCTGCTCCAAATATGGTAAATCATAG